A genomic segment from Nicotiana sylvestris chromosome 1, ASM39365v2, whole genome shotgun sequence encodes:
- the LOC138868932 gene encoding uncharacterized protein translates to MDTFNGNHFNLDIDLISLVLILHLKVSIKYTIKECITSVHQEYGHTIAKRKAFLGRKRAFEIVYGNWDKSFASLPKYISALQHFNPETVVEWKLEQNGTHVYGKYDIKILITVTVDANGQIFPLAFAVYGNESTETWTLFLNHLKEHVVKQRSEMAQPLRPPKCNCGKA, encoded by the exons atggacacattcaacgggaatcacttcaacttggatattgacttgatttctcttgtacttattctgCACCTCAAAGTGTCCATAAAgtatacaatcaaagagtgcattacatcagtccaccaggaatatggccataccattgcgaaaagaaaggcatttctcgggcgcaaacgagcaTTTGAAATTGTgtacggtaattgggataagtcatttgcatctctaccAAAGTACATTtccgcactgcagcactttaaccccgagacagttgttgaatggaagcttgagcaga acggaactcatgtctatggaaagtacgatatcaagatATTGATAACCGTGacagtggatgctaatggacagatatttcctctagcttttgctgtTTATGGCAATGAAAGCACGGAGACGTGgacgctatttttgaaccacctgaaagagcatgttgtcaaacagcgttcag aaatggctcaacctcttcgtccaccaaagtgcaactgtggaaaagcatga